From Struthio camelus isolate bStrCam1 chromosome 8, bStrCam1.hap1, whole genome shotgun sequence:
AGTAAAGCAATTAGAATAAACCTTAATCCTAGgaacaaagttaatttttttgcattttaaactttTGGGCTATTCCCTGACAATCTATATATGTAAATTTGATTGCTAAACGTTGTCACTTGaacaaaaaaactattttaatctATTGATTTTTGATTAAAAACCATAATAAACAGATCTAAAAAAATCACACTAACAAAATAAACTAAATATGAAAAGTTGCATTGAAAGGGCATGTTACATTATTCTTAATAGGACCGTGTAGAAACATTCCAATGGCAGTGTtgtcaaagtaaaacaaaattacataaaaaagaccccacagcctcgtcaCAGTTGGGACCTTACCTGTAACTCTGGCTGGTTGGGGTTTTTACTCGTGTACTACATGGCTCACTTACATCAGACATCATATTTGTATACCCTGAGAAATCTGACACTGAAGTCCTTACTCTATGGTCCACTTCTCCATTAGAGTTAGTGATAAAAGTCATTGGCACCCTGCTGCCCGACTTAAACTGAGAACCAAACGCTTGTGCAAAGTTCTCGATCTGGTAGGTTGCTCTAGGCTCTATGTCCTTCTGAGGATCTATCTGGCTAGCTAACTCCTGAGACGGGATCTGAAAGCTCGTTGAGGATTCtaaatttttctgttccttctggcCAGTCAGTTTCTGAGATGTAGACTGGTAGTTAGATGACGTCTCCAAGTTCTTCTGTGGATCAATGAGATCATCTAGCTCTTGAGAAGGAGTCAACTGTTGATGCGTAGCCTCCAAAGCAGATAAATAAAAGCCTGGCTGAGATCCAAGCAACATCCCAAACGGAGGTTTTGGCAATGCAGTTGGCAATACTGAGGTAACGGATTGGCTGAAGCCACACTCAAGTGGAGACGTAGTGTATATCTGTTTGTCTTGAAACAGAGTGTGGTTATGGAGAGTTGAAGACAAACTAACAAACTGGAAGCTAGGTCCAAAAGCAAAACCAGTGCTATTGGTCGTTCTTTCAAAAGCTTGTTGGAGGTATTTGGAGTATTCTTGCAACATGCTTGCCTTATCATTTGAAACTGCTTGCGAGTTAGGGCTCAGGTTTTCTTCCTGAACCATCTCCGAATGCTCTCCTGAGGTGTGCAAGTCCACACGTTGTTCAGTTATGCTGAAAGGATCTTCTTTCTGGCCTTCTGATTTGTGAGAGTACTGGTCCAAAAGGCTCTGTAAGACTTCATCAGGAATACCGGACTTGTCATGGCAAGactttatttcagtatttaaagaTGCTGAATCAATAAGAGATAACGGAGCTTCATTATCCATAACACTAACACCTGCAGACTGGATGACGGACTGTTGGGAGGCCATGTGTCCGACATTAACTGAAAAGGCACTGTTACTGCTCGCAGTTTGCAAGTATCTTCTTTTCTTCGAAAACTGCATGGCATCATCGTAATTGCTACTTATTTGACCTGGTTTACCTCCTGTACTTTGGAGAAGGCCAATACTTTCTACACCGGTACTGGCTACTAGGCCGAGAGAGCCACTCTGTTTCCCAGACAACGGTTTTTGCCCCAAAATATCTGGCAGTGGTGATACAAAATTAAGGTAACTTTTGTCTGcatgttttctgcttccttttttaaagaccAGTTTTGGCACCTTCTTCTGAAGCTCTTCGATGCCTGTGCCAACAAGACCACCACTGGAAGACACAAGAGGAATATCAACTGCATAATTTGGCATGGCCACGTTAGTTGTGACTTGAGATTCAGTTACTTTACTGCTACacttatttcctttgttttcagtggatatactttttgttttactttttctccttgaGGAACTTGTGTTTCCCTGAGACAACGCAGCCAGGCTACCCATGTTGTGGTTTGATGATCCAGGTTCCGCTCCAGCACCTGCTTTACCTATGGCTTCACCGCATGTTCTTCTGTGCTTCAACAGTCTATCAGTCCTTGAAAAATACTGCTGACAAGTGTCACATTTGTATGGCTTTTCTCCGCTATGCGTTCTCTTGTGTCTTTCCATATGGTACTTCTGGATGAACTTCATGCTACACTGGTCACACCCAAAaggcttctccctgctgtggATTTTCTCATGTCTCTGCAGTAAGTACTTCTGGATGAAACCCATGCTGCACTGGCTGCACTGGAAAGGCCTCTCCCCAGTGTGAATGAGCACATGTCTGCGCAAGTGGTAGGAGCTCCTGAAGGCAGCGCTGCAGTGTTCACAGACGTGAGGTTTCTGACTTGGGGACACAACGGCACCTTCTGCGTCTCCCACCAGGGGGGGTTTG
This genomic window contains:
- the ZNF281 gene encoding zinc finger protein 281: MKLGSGFLGGGGKRAAAAAMEPTFPPGMVMFNHRLPPVTSFTRAAAPPPPAAAQHPPQCVLPPASAAASSTAAAEPPAPPPPQDMTFKKEPAGAFPAAPSASPRSPWGFLQSLVSIKQEKPSEQEEEEPPPPPHHHHYGGLFGAAGEERPPGLGGGAGGGEGAGQSQGVIQDLSLLHHLHQHPHRDLLLSGRGEGAPGSSGEPKHDAQVKKAKRPKPETQGIKAKRKPSASSKPPLVGDAEGAVVSPSQKPHVCEHCSAAFRSSYHLRRHVLIHTGERPFQCSQCSMGFIQKYLLQRHEKIHSREKPFGCDQCSMKFIQKYHMERHKRTHSGEKPYKCDTCQQYFSRTDRLLKHRRTCGEAIGKAGAGAEPGSSNHNMGSLAALSQGNTSSSRRKSKTKSISTENKGNKCSSKVTESQVTTNVAMPNYAVDIPLVSSSGGLVGTGIEELQKKVPKLVFKKGSRKHADKSYLNFVSPLPDILGQKPLSGKQSGSLGLVASTGVESIGLLQSTGGKPGQISSNYDDAMQFSKKRRYLQTASSNSAFSVNVGHMASQQSVIQSAGVSVMDNEAPLSLIDSASLNTEIKSCHDKSGIPDEVLQSLLDQYSHKSEGQKEDPFSITEQRVDLHTSGEHSEMVQEENLSPNSQAVSNDKASMLQEYSKYLQQAFERTTNSTGFAFGPSFQFVSLSSTLHNHTLFQDKQIYTTSPLECGFSQSVTSVLPTALPKPPFGMLLGSQPGFYLSALEATHQQLTPSQELDDLIDPQKNLETSSNYQSTSQKLTGQKEQKNLESSTSFQIPSQELASQIDPQKDIEPRATYQIENFAQAFGSQFKSGSRVPMTFITNSNGEVDHRVRTSVSDFSGYTNMMSDVSEPCSTRVKTPTSQSYR